A window of Thunnus thynnus chromosome 17, fThuThy2.1, whole genome shotgun sequence contains these coding sequences:
- the LOC137168620 gene encoding myosin-7-like isoform X1, with product MVNLTIGHHSWSWGCSPENTSLLNKKKKLESDLVQGEVDDAIQEARNAEEKAKKAITDKTSHHFLIMMAEELKTEQDTSANLERMKKNLQHRLDEAKNLAMKGGKKQLQKLESREEQQHSLWLILLSKTHHQL from the exons ATGGTCAACCTCACCATTGGACATCACTcatggagttgggggtgttcccctgag aACACCAGTCTGctgaacaagaagaagaagctggagTCTGACCTTGTTCAGGGTGAAGTGGACGATGCTATTCAGGAAGCAAGAAATGCTGAGGAGAAAGCCAAAAAGGCTATCACTGAT AAAACTTCTCATCATTTTCTCATCATGATGGCCGAGGAGCTGAAGACGGAGCAGGACACCAGTGCTAAcctggagaggatgaagaagaaccTGCAGCACCGTCTGGATGAGGCTAAGAACCTCGCCATGAAGGGTGGCAAGAAGCAGCTCCAGAAACTGGAGTCAAGG gaggagcagcaaCATTCACTTTGGCTGATTTTGCTGAGTAAGACTCATCATCAACTTTAG
- the LOC137168620 gene encoding myosin-7-like isoform X2: MVNLTIGHHSWSWGCSPENTSLLNKKKKLESDLVQGEVDDAIQEARNAEEKAKKAITDAEELKTEQDTSANLERMKKNLQHRLDEAKNLAMKGGKKQLQKLESREEQQHSLWLILLSKTHHQL; the protein is encoded by the exons ATGGTCAACCTCACCATTGGACATCACTcatggagttgggggtgttcccctgag aACACCAGTCTGctgaacaagaagaagaagctggagTCTGACCTTGTTCAGGGTGAAGTGGACGATGCTATTCAGGAAGCAAGAAATGCTGAGGAGAAAGCCAAAAAGGCTATCACTGAT GCCGAGGAGCTGAAGACGGAGCAGGACACCAGTGCTAAcctggagaggatgaagaagaaccTGCAGCACCGTCTGGATGAGGCTAAGAACCTCGCCATGAAGGGTGGCAAGAAGCAGCTCCAGAAACTGGAGTCAAGG gaggagcagcaaCATTCACTTTGGCTGATTTTGCTGAGTAAGACTCATCATCAACTTTAG
- the LOC137168620 gene encoding myosin-7-like isoform X5: MVNLTIGHHSWSWGCSPENTSLLNKKKKLESDLVQGEVDDAIQEARNAEEKAKKAITDTEQDTSANLERMKKNLQHRLDEAKNLAMKGGKKQLQKLESREEQQHSLWLILLSKTHHQL, encoded by the exons ATGGTCAACCTCACCATTGGACATCACTcatggagttgggggtgttcccctgag aACACCAGTCTGctgaacaagaagaagaagctggagTCTGACCTTGTTCAGGGTGAAGTGGACGATGCTATTCAGGAAGCAAGAAATGCTGAGGAGAAAGCCAAAAAGGCTATCACTGAT ACGGAGCAGGACACCAGTGCTAAcctggagaggatgaagaagaaccTGCAGCACCGTCTGGATGAGGCTAAGAACCTCGCCATGAAGGGTGGCAAGAAGCAGCTCCAGAAACTGGAGTCAAGG gaggagcagcaaCATTCACTTTGGCTGATTTTGCTGAGTAAGACTCATCATCAACTTTAG
- the LOC137168620 gene encoding myosin-7-like isoform X4, which produces MVNLTIGHHSWSWGCSPENTSLLNKKKKLESDLVQGEVDDAIQEARNAEEKAKKAITDLKTEQDTSANLERMKKNLQHRLDEAKNLAMKGGKKQLQKLESREEQQHSLWLILLSKTHHQL; this is translated from the exons ATGGTCAACCTCACCATTGGACATCACTcatggagttgggggtgttcccctgag aACACCAGTCTGctgaacaagaagaagaagctggagTCTGACCTTGTTCAGGGTGAAGTGGACGATGCTATTCAGGAAGCAAGAAATGCTGAGGAGAAAGCCAAAAAGGCTATCACTGAT CTGAAGACGGAGCAGGACACCAGTGCTAAcctggagaggatgaagaagaaccTGCAGCACCGTCTGGATGAGGCTAAGAACCTCGCCATGAAGGGTGGCAAGAAGCAGCTCCAGAAACTGGAGTCAAGG gaggagcagcaaCATTCACTTTGGCTGATTTTGCTGAGTAAGACTCATCATCAACTTTAG
- the LOC137168620 gene encoding myosin-7-like isoform X3 encodes MVNLTIGHHSWSWGCSPENTSLLNKKKKLESDLVQGEVDDAIQEARNAEEKAKKAITDELKTEQDTSANLERMKKNLQHRLDEAKNLAMKGGKKQLQKLESREEQQHSLWLILLSKTHHQL; translated from the exons ATGGTCAACCTCACCATTGGACATCACTcatggagttgggggtgttcccctgag aACACCAGTCTGctgaacaagaagaagaagctggagTCTGACCTTGTTCAGGGTGAAGTGGACGATGCTATTCAGGAAGCAAGAAATGCTGAGGAGAAAGCCAAAAAGGCTATCACTGAT GAGCTGAAGACGGAGCAGGACACCAGTGCTAAcctggagaggatgaagaagaaccTGCAGCACCGTCTGGATGAGGCTAAGAACCTCGCCATGAAGGGTGGCAAGAAGCAGCTCCAGAAACTGGAGTCAAGG gaggagcagcaaCATTCACTTTGGCTGATTTTGCTGAGTAAGACTCATCATCAACTTTAG